The following coding sequences lie in one Apium graveolens cultivar Ventura chromosome 3, ASM990537v1, whole genome shotgun sequence genomic window:
- the LOC141713619 gene encoding 110 kDa U5 small nuclear ribonucleoprotein component CLO, whose protein sequence is MDDSLYDEFGNYIGPEIESDQESDREDEDEDLPDKTDEENADASDEENGGRANGWMTTTDDIDIDNQIVLAEDKKYYPTAEEVYGEEVETLVMDEDAQPLEQPIIKPVRNVKFELGVKDSSTYVSTDFLLGLSSNPSLVRNVALVGHLQHGKTVFMDMLIEQTHHISTFDQNSEKHMRYTDTRIDEQERRISIKAVPMSLVLEDSNSKSYLCNIMDTPGHVNFSDEMTAALRLADGAVLVVDAAEGVMVNTERAIRHAIQERLPIVVVINKVDRLITELKLPPKDAYHKLRHTIEVINNQITAVSATAGDVQIIDPVVGNVCFASGSAGWCFTLHSFAKLYVKLHGIPFDATKFASRLWGDYYFDPDTRGFKKKQPSSGVERSFVQFVLEPLYKIYSQVVGEHKKSVETTLAELGVTLSNAAYKLNVKPLLRLACSSVFGSATGFTDMLVHHIPSAKDSAPRKVEHTYTGPTDSAIYRAMVDSDPSGPLMVHVTKLYPKSDCSVFDAFGRVYSGELHTGQTLRVLGEGYSPDDEEDMTIKEVMKLWVYQARYRIPVGKAPPGSWVLIEGVDASIMKTATLCSSNYDEDVYIFRSLQFNTLPVVKTATEPLNPSELPKMVEGLRKISKSYPLAITKVEESGEHTILGTGELYLDSIMKDLRELYSEVEVKVADPVVSFCETVVESSSMKCFAETPNKKNKITMIAEPLERGLAEDIENGVVSIDWPRKKLGDFFKSKYDWDLLAARSIWAFGPDKQGPNILLDDTLSGEVDKLTLNAVKDSIVQGFQWGAREGPLCDEPIRNVKFKIVDARIAPEPLHRGTGQIIPTARRVAYSAFLMATPRLMEPVYYVEIQTPIDCVSAIYTVLSRRRGHVTADVPQPGTPAYIVKAFLPVIESFGFETDLRYHTQGQAFCVSVFDHWAIVPGDPLDKNIVLRPLEPAPIQHLAREFMVKTRRRKGMSEDVSISKFFDEAMVVELAQQDADLHLQMI, encoded by the exons ATGGATGATAGTTTATATGATGAATTCGGTAACTACATTGGACCGGAAATTGAGTCTGACCAGGAGAGTGATAGAGAGGACGAAGACGAGGATCTTCCTGATAAAACCGATGAGGAGAATGCCGATGCTTCTGATGAAGAGAATGGAGGTCGGGCGAATGGGTGGATGACTACTACTGATGATATTGATATTGATAATCAGATTGTTCTTGCGGAGGACAAGAAGTATTATCCGACTGCGGAGGAGGTTTATGGGGAAGAGGTTGAGACGTTGGTTATGGACGAAGATGCACAGCCTCTTGAGCAACCGATAATTAAGCCTGTTAGGAATGTTAAGTTTGAGTTGGGCGTTAAAGATTCTTCTACTTATGTCTCGACTGACTTTCTTTTGGGTCTTTCTTCAAACCCGTCTTTGGTTCGTAATGTTGCGTTGGTGGGACACTTGCAACATGGGAAGACTGTTTTTATGGATATGTTGATTGAGCAAACACATCATATATCAACGTTTGATCAGAACAGTGAGAAGCACATGAGATATACTGATACAAGGATAGACGAGCAAGAGAGAAGGATATCAATTAAGGCAGTGCCTATGTCACTTGTTCTCGAGGATAGCAATTCGAAGTCCTATTTGTGCAACATAATGGATACGCCTGGTCATGTCAATTTCTCCGATGAGATGACTGCTGCCCTTCGACTTGCTGATGGTGCAGTTTTGGTTGTGGATGCAGCTGAAGGAGTAATG GTTAACACTGAGAGGGCTATTCGTCATGCAATTCAAGAGCGTCTTCCAATAGTTGTCGTGATAAACAAG GTTGACAGGTTGATAACTGAACTCAAACTGCCTCCAAAAGATGCTTACCACAAGCTTAGGCACACAATTGAAGTCATCAATAACCAAATAACTGCCGTCTCTGCAACAGCTGGAGATGTTCAAATCATCGACCCAGTTGTTGGAAATGTTTGTTTTGCAAGTGGAAGTGCAGGGTGGTGTTTTACtttgcactcatttgcaaaacTATATGTTAAACTTCATGGGATTCCATTTGATGCTACAAAGTTTGCCTCACGTCTTTGGGGAGACTATTACTTTGATCCTGATACTAGGGGTTTTAAGAAGAAACAACCTTCAAGTGGAGTGGAAAGGTCATTTGTCCAGTTTGTGCTTGAACCGCTCTATAAAATTTACAGCCAAGTAGTTGGTGAACATAAAAAGAGTGTGGAGACAACACTAGCTGAACTTGGTGTAACCCTTAGCAATGCAGCTTACAAGCTAAATGTTAAGCCGTTGCTGAGATTGGCATGTAGCTCAGTTTTTGGTTCTGCAACAGGCTTCACAGATATGCTTGTTCATCACATTCCATCGGCCAAAGATTCGGCGCCCAGGAAGGTTGAACATACATACACTGGCCCTACTGACTCTGCTATATACAGAGCCATGGTAGACTCTGATCCTTCTGGCCCCTTGATGGTTCACGTCACCAAATTGTACCCCAAGTCTGACTGTAGTGTTTTTGATGCATTTGGTCGGGTTTACAGTGGTGAACTGCATACAGGCCAAACTCTCCGTGTTCTTGGTGAAGGATATTCACCAGATGATGAAGAGGATATGACCATAAAGGAAGTTATGAAATTATGGGTTTATCAAGCTCGTTATAGAATACCTGTTGGAAAGGCTCCTCCTGGTTCTTGGGTTTTAATTGAAGGCGTGGATGCCTCAATTATGAAGACTGCAACTCTTTGCAGTTCAAATTATGATGAGGATGTATACATATTCCGGTCTCTTCAGTTTAACACGCTTCCTGTTGTGAAAACAGCAACTGAGCCTTTAAATCCAAGTGAGCTGCCCAAAATGGTTGAGGGTCTTAGGAAGATTAGCAAGAGTTATCCCCTGGCGATTACTAAAGTTGAGGAGTCTGGAGAGCACACCATCTTGGGTACTGGAGAGTTGTACTTAGATTCTATAATGAAGGATCTGAGGGAGCTGTACTCAGAAGTGGAAGTGAAG GTGGCAGATCCTGTCGTCTCATTCTGTGAAACAGTGGTGGAGTCCTCATCAATGAAATGTTTTGCTGAAACACCTAACAAAAAGAATAAGATAACAATG ATTGCAGAGCCATTGGAGAGAGGGCTTGCCGAAGACATTGAAAATGGTGTTGTCAGCATTGACTGGCCGCGTAAGAAACTGGGTGATTTCTTTAAATCAAAATATGACTGGGATTTACTTGCTGCACGGTCGATTTGGGCATTTGGGCCTGATAAACAG GGACCTAACATTCTACTGGATGACACACTCTCCGGTGAAGTGGATAAATTGACGCTGAACGCTGTTAAAGATTCCATTGTTCAAGG ATTTCAGTGGGGTGCTCGGGAAGGACCCTTGTGTGATGAACCCATCAGAAATGTTAAATTCAAAATTGTTGATGCAAGGATTGCACCCGAACCATTGCATCGTGGGACTGGTCAGATCATTCCAACAGCTAGACGAGTCGCTTATTCAGCTTTCCTTATGGCGACTCCACGACTGATGGAGCCTGTATATTATGTGGAG ATTCAAACACCTATAGATTGTGTGTCTGCCATATACACGGTGTTGTCACGAAGGAGGGGGCATGTCACTGCTGATGTTCCTCAACCAGGGACGCCAGCATATATTGTCAAG GCGTTCCTACCAGTTATCGAGTCATTTGGATTTGAAACAGATCTAAGGTATCACACTCAAGGGCAGGCATTTTGTGTTTCTGTTTTTGATCATTGGGCTATAGTTCCAGGAGACCCTCTGGACAAAAACATCGTGTTAAGACCTCTGGAGCCTGCTCCTATCCAGCATTTGGCTCGGGAGTTTATGGTGAAGACTAGACGCAGAAAG GGAATGAGTGAAGATGTCAGCATCAGCAAGTTTTTTGATGAAGCCATGGTTGTGGAGCTTGCTCAGCAGGATGCCGATCTCCATCTGCAAATGATTTAA